The Chryseobacterium sp. 52 genome includes a region encoding these proteins:
- a CDS encoding 2TM domain-containing protein: MKRKNFIILLWVSLATSLFFFLFFTDEKNFENFMLTVLISFMYSFILGAGNGIINDFLNKKFPWSEASTKRAAISIVSILIANIILVYFCNYMNFVVFQKAVSTQEYFSGRYNFVNWFTINVALLISAFLHAKGFMEELKKTSRKEVVEQKLIAKSANAQFESLKNQLDPHFLFNSLNVLSALIDENPNQAQKFTASMSKIYRYVLEQKDKELVTVEDEIEFAKTYCDLLKTRFEDSVDFIFEVNKEDDRRYVVPLSLQLLLENCIKHNFATSSRPLVIKIFSDNDTLCIENNLQAREQMKESAGIGLANIVQRYALLTKKNVFIEKSEDYFKVKVPILANKPNNTSVTTESEDESYEKARKRVKELKSFYANLISYCTIIPFLIIINLLTSPKNLWFYFPMLGWGVGVASHAFQVFGVSESWKEKKIREIMDKQKKRNNGNI, encoded by the coding sequence ATGAAACGTAAAAACTTTATAATATTACTCTGGGTATCATTGGCTACCTCATTGTTTTTCTTTCTCTTCTTTACAGATGAGAAGAACTTTGAGAACTTTATGCTTACTGTCCTCATCTCTTTTATGTATTCGTTTATTTTGGGAGCCGGAAACGGGATCATCAATGATTTCCTGAATAAAAAATTTCCGTGGTCTGAAGCATCCACGAAAAGAGCTGCAATCAGCATCGTTTCAATTCTTATTGCCAATATTATTTTAGTGTATTTCTGCAATTACATGAACTTTGTTGTTTTTCAGAAAGCCGTCAGCACTCAGGAATATTTTTCGGGAAGATATAATTTCGTCAATTGGTTTACGATCAATGTTGCCCTTCTGATATCTGCCTTCCTGCATGCAAAAGGATTCATGGAAGAGCTGAAGAAGACGTCCAGAAAAGAAGTGGTAGAGCAGAAGCTTATTGCAAAGTCCGCCAATGCACAGTTTGAGAGTCTGAAAAACCAGCTGGATCCGCATTTTCTTTTTAATTCTTTAAATGTACTAAGCGCTCTGATTGATGAAAACCCTAATCAGGCACAGAAGTTTACCGCTTCAATGTCAAAGATTTACCGGTATGTACTTGAACAGAAAGATAAAGAACTTGTAACGGTAGAAGATGAGATTGAATTTGCAAAAACATATTGTGATCTTTTGAAAACAAGATTTGAAGACAGTGTAGATTTTATTTTTGAGGTTAATAAAGAAGATGATCGGAGATATGTTGTACCTCTTTCGTTGCAGCTGCTTTTGGAAAACTGTATCAAACATAATTTTGCAACATCTTCAAGACCTCTGGTTATTAAAATATTTTCTGATAATGATACATTGTGTATAGAAAACAACCTTCAGGCAAGAGAGCAGATGAAAGAAAGTGCAGGGATTGGGCTGGCTAATATTGTTCAAAGGTATGCACTGCTTACAAAGAAGAATGTTTTTATTGAAAAATCTGAAGATTATTTTAAAGTAAAAGTTCCGATACTGGCCAATAAGCCAAACAATACCAGTGTCACTACCGAGAGCGAGGATGAATCATATGAAAAGGCAAGAAAGCGCGTAAAAGAGCTGAAAAGTTTCTACGCCAATCTTATTTCTTACTGTACGATAATTCCTTTTTTAATTATCATCAACCTCCTGACATCACCCAAAAATCTTTGGTTCTATTTTCCAATGTTAGGTTGGGGCGTTGGCGTTGCTTCTCATGCGTTTCAGGTTTTTGGGGTAAGTGAATCCTGGAAAGAAAAAAAGATTCGGGAAATTATGGATAAACAAAAAAAAAGAAATAATGGAAACATCTGA